In Gymnogyps californianus isolate 813 chromosome 29, ASM1813914v2, whole genome shotgun sequence, the following are encoded in one genomic region:
- the LOC127026808 gene encoding methanethiol oxidase-like isoform X1 has protein sequence MPNLKDELHASGWSNGCTCFGNVSTKRSKLVLPCLISSRIYVVDVGSQCRAPKLCKMIEPVDVFWNCDKGYLSVPRSLPDGDILIANMGDPAGNGKGGFIVLDGETFELKGNWENECEAPPTGKDFSYQPRHNVLVSSAGAVLKRAGRGFNLDDLKKGVFGRRLNVWNLSCRTLTQCFDLGEDSLPLSVKFLHDPDAAEGYVSCALSGVVYRFYKCERDRWAVEEVIRIPAKDVMGWIMPKMPALTVDLIISMDDRYLYVSNWLHGDIRQYELSKTCKPRLVGQVFVGGSILRGGPVTVCRDEELKCQPEPLVVKCKRVYGGPSKMQLSMDGRRLYVTNSFYSTWDKQFYPNMVKEGSVMLQIDVDTEKGGLTVNKNFLVDFGKEPNGPCLAHEIHFPSGDSTSDILA, from the exons ATGCCCAACCTCAAAGACGAGCTGCATGCCTCGGGCTGGAGCAATGGCTGCACCTGCTTCGGCAATGTCTCGACGAAAAGGAGCAAGCTGGTTCTTCCCTGTCTGATTTCTTCCCGCATTTACGTGGTGGATGTGGGTTCACAGTGCCGCGCTCCCAAGCTGTGTAAG ATGATTGAGCCAGTGGATGTCTTCTGGAATTGCGACAAGGGATACCTCAGCGTGCCTCGCAGCCTGCCTGACGGTGATATCCTGATTGCCAACATGGGAGATCCAGCTGGCAACGGGAAAG GTGGATTTATTGTGCTGGATGGAGAAACCTTTGAGCTGAAGGGGAACTGGGAAAACGAGTGTGAGGCCCCCCCGACTGGAAAGGACTTCTCGTACCAGCCACGCCACAATGTTCTGGTCAGCTCTGCCGGAGCAGTCCTAAAACGTGCGGGACGTGGATTTAACCTCGACGACTTGAAGAAAG ggGTCTTTGGGCGCCGCCTGAACGTGTGGAACTTGTCCTGCCGCACCCTCACCCAGTGCTTTGACCTGGGGGAGGACTCTCTGCCCCTGAGTGTTAAATTCCTCCACGACCCCGATGCTGCCGAGGGATACGTCAGCTGTGCCCTGAGTGGCGTCGTCTACCGCTTCTACAAGTGCGAG AGAGACAGGTGGGCAGTAGAGGAGGTGATTCGGATACCGGCCAAGGACGTGATGGGATGGATTATGCCCAAGATGCCAG CCTTGACAGTCGACCTCATCATCTCAATGGATGACAGGTACCTGTATGTCAGCAACTGGCTGCACGGAGACATCCGCCAATACGAGCTCTCCAAAACCTGCAAGCCCAGGCTGGTGGGACAG GTCTTTGTGGGAGGCAGTATCCTCAGAGGTGGACCCGTGACGGTGTGCAGAGACGAAGAGCTGAAGTGCCAGCCGGAGCCCTTGGTGGTCAAG TGCAAGAGAGTGTACGGCGGCCCTAGTAAAATGCAGCTCAGCATGGATGGCAGGAGGCTGTACGTCACCAACTCCTTCTACAGCACATGGGACAAGCAGTTCTACCCAAACATGGTCAA GGAAGGCTCTGTCATGCTGCAGATTGATGTGGACACGGAGAAGGGAGGCCTGACGGTGAACAAGAACTTCCTGGTGGATTTTGGAAAGGAACCCAATGGGCCTTGCCTTGCCCATGAGATCCACTTCCCTTCTGGAGATTCCACCTCTGATATCTTGGCCTAG
- the LOC127026808 gene encoding methanethiol oxidase-like isoform X2, which translates to MPNLKDELHASGWSNGCTCFGNVSTKRSKLVLPCLISSRIYVVDVGSQCRAPKLCKMIEPVDVFWNCDKGYLSVPRSLPDGDILIANMGDPAGNGKGGFIVLDGETFELKGNWENECEAPPTGKDFSYQPRHNVLVSSAGAVLKRAGRGFNLDDLKKGVFGRRLNVWNLSCRTLTQCFDLGEDSLPLSVKFLHDPDAAEGYVSCALSGVVYRFYKCEANRWAVEEVIRIPAKDVMGWIMPKMPALTVDLIISMDDRYLYVSNWLHGDIRQYELSKTCKPRLVGQVFVGGSILRGGPVTVCRDEELKCQPEPLVVKCKRVYGGPSKMQLSMDGRRLYVTNSFYSTWDKQFYPNMVKEGSVMLQIDVDTEKGGLTVNKNFLVDFGKEPNGPCLAHEIHFPSGDSTSDILA; encoded by the exons ATGCCCAACCTCAAAGACGAGCTGCATGCCTCGGGCTGGAGCAATGGCTGCACCTGCTTCGGCAATGTCTCGACGAAAAGGAGCAAGCTGGTTCTTCCCTGTCTGATTTCTTCCCGCATTTACGTGGTGGATGTGGGTTCACAGTGCCGCGCTCCCAAGCTGTGTAAG ATGATTGAGCCAGTGGATGTCTTCTGGAATTGCGACAAGGGATACCTCAGCGTGCCTCGCAGCCTGCCTGACGGTGATATCCTGATTGCCAACATGGGAGATCCAGCTGGCAACGGGAAAG GTGGATTTATTGTGCTGGATGGAGAAACCTTTGAGCTGAAGGGGAACTGGGAAAACGAGTGTGAGGCCCCCCCGACTGGAAAGGACTTCTCGTACCAGCCACGCCACAATGTTCTGGTCAGCTCTGCCGGAGCAGTCCTAAAACGTGCGGGACGTGGATTTAACCTCGACGACTTGAAGAAAG ggGTCTTTGGGCGCCGCCTGAACGTGTGGAACTTGTCCTGCCGCACCCTCACCCAGTGCTTTGACCTGGGGGAGGACTCTCTGCCCCTGAGTGTTAAATTCCTCCACGACCCCGATGCTGCCGAGGGATACGTCAGCTGTGCCCTGAGTGGCGTCGTCTACCGCTTCTACAAGTGCGAGGCAA ACAGGTGGGCAGTAGAGGAGGTGATTCGGATACCGGCCAAGGACGTGATGGGATGGATTATGCCCAAGATGCCAG CCTTGACAGTCGACCTCATCATCTCAATGGATGACAGGTACCTGTATGTCAGCAACTGGCTGCACGGAGACATCCGCCAATACGAGCTCTCCAAAACCTGCAAGCCCAGGCTGGTGGGACAG GTCTTTGTGGGAGGCAGTATCCTCAGAGGTGGACCCGTGACGGTGTGCAGAGACGAAGAGCTGAAGTGCCAGCCGGAGCCCTTGGTGGTCAAG TGCAAGAGAGTGTACGGCGGCCCTAGTAAAATGCAGCTCAGCATGGATGGCAGGAGGCTGTACGTCACCAACTCCTTCTACAGCACATGGGACAAGCAGTTCTACCCAAACATGGTCAA GGAAGGCTCTGTCATGCTGCAGATTGATGTGGACACGGAGAAGGGAGGCCTGACGGTGAACAAGAACTTCCTGGTGGATTTTGGAAAGGAACCCAATGGGCCTTGCCTTGCCCATGAGATCCACTTCCCTTCTGGAGATTCCACCTCTGATATCTTGGCCTAG